The Magnolia sinica isolate HGM2019 chromosome 3, MsV1, whole genome shotgun sequence genome includes the window CATTGCATTGCACCCCACAGAAATCATTGCTCTCCCTTGATTTATTGTTATTGAGAGAGCCTACGTGCCGGGGCAAAATGTAATGGTGTGGATAGTTATAGGGACATGCTTCTTTTGTTATAGAAATCTTTTCGTCTACGTTCTCCTTTGTTTACACATACTATCAATGGCGCTATCAAGGTTTAGTTACTGTCCATCTTGTACACATCTGATTGTGTATGACATCTGGGTTGTTTAGAAGGAGGAAGGGACATAAACATCTTatgatgtgatccacctgatacgTAGAAACACCCTAATTTTTTGTGCTTGGTGATGCTAATGGCGGGCCTATACCTTCCGAATGACTTGGATAGCATACACACGTTACAAGTTGGCACTTACACGCAAAGATATACACCCAACCCGAAaatcactccattcatcaattcaCCCTAGAAACCCATATACAACATCCTAAAGACCGAAGTGGGGCTCACGTGGTATGTGTAaagaatccaatccgtccaacggGGTCTCCCAGCCGTAATGGTTAGAAGACCCAGAATTCTGGccaatccaattattaggtgggccccgCTTCTTGAATTTGGACATTTTTATGAGGTTAATTTTAAATTGCTTTCTACGGTTTGACCCAtctgattgtcagatcagcctggTTTTGAAGGGTCTGACCATCATGATGGGCGCAACTGTCAGATGCGCACACaaaacatgtgggtcccacaacagttTAATACCTAGGTACACGGGTGTGTATTTGCATAAGTATTGCCGAGCGCACATGCATGTACTGCAATACGCAGTGTATGAGTAATACATCAGGTGGGTAAGGCAATGTAGGTTCCCTGGCCCAAATGTCCATCTGATTTAATTATAAGGTGGGTTTTTAACAGTTAACAATTGTTTTTATCTATTAATTGACGTGTTTCTTAATTCACTTAATGATTGATTAGAATATTGGCTTTATTTTcgcagcccacttgatggactACTCAGATCATCTTGCAAATGTTTACCATACTCGCACATTTGTTGACGTGTACATGGACCAGAACTTTCTTTATTGCCAACGTGTCAGCCAGTGCATTAGAACCCGGTCGTTCAAAAGGTGGGGCAAACCTTGTAGATCACCACCAGCGAAAAGTACATAATGGTCTGATCATCAGTCAGCTTACACCACCAAAATCAATCGGTAGCCGATGGTCTGACTCCGAATCAATGTAGGCTGTGGCCACCGAAAGAGAAGAGTGGTCATTGGTCCGATTTTCACAACAGGTTATCCTTATGATGTGACCCACCCTTTTTCACGGGTTGGATGTTCTACACAACTGACCCATTCCCGCAAAATAAAAGCATTGCATGTGAAAGCTCACAACCCAAAGTTGTGGGTGAAATGTTGAATATTCTTAAGATAAGAGAACCGCAACGTACACGATCGAAATTTAAGTATATATAAGATGGGTTAGATTAGAAAACGCCATTTTAGCCATCGAAATCAATAAACTTGATCAAGCACGTATATCAAGTCTTAATCGTCACCAAAGTAACAATAAAGCAATGGAGATTACtgaatcatgtggggcccaatatcCCGTATATAAACTCAGCTTAGTGTAAGTGTATGCATCCAcctccataatcacatcatccaTACACTCCTCACCTAACAAGCACCATGGCTTCATTAAACAAATCTTTCTTGTTAGCCTTGTTCATGTTGGGAGTCTGGGCTTCTCAAGCCATGGGCCGCACTCTACAGGAAGCGTCCATGTCCAACAGGCACGAGCGATGGATGGCTCAGTATGGTCACACTTACAAGGATGCAGCTGAGAAAGAGCTTCGTTTCAAGATATTCAAGGATAATGTGGAATTCATAGAATCCTTCAACAATGCCGGGGACCGATCTTACAAGCTAAGTGTAAATGAATTTGCAGACCAAACGAACGAGGAGTTCAAGTCCACCCATAACGGATTTAAGCCCACTCAAACAAGAGCATCGAGAGCCACGTCATTCATGTATGAGAACGTGACTGTGCCAGCTAGTATGGATTGGAGAAAGAAAGGCGCTGTAACCCCAATCAAAGACCAAGGACAATGTGGTAAGCTTTATAACCTACTCATGAATTTAGCAGATTTTCTTCCATTACTGCAACTTTGTTCTAGAAAGGGACATGAAATTGTTATAGCTAACTTGCCATCGGATGTCGCCAAATAGGATGCTGCTGGGCATTCTCAGCAGTAGCAGCCATGGAAGGGATTACGCAACTCAAGACAGGGAAGTTGGTTTCTCTATCCGAGCAAGAGGTGGTGGATTGTGATACCAATGGAGAGGATCAAGGCTGTGAAGGTGGTCTTATGGACGATGCCTTTGATTTCATCCGACACAATGGAGGACTTACAACCGAAGCCAACTACCCCTACGAGGGAATTGATGGCACTTGCAACTCGAAGAAGGCAGCCAACCATGTGGCTAAGATCAACGGTTACGAAGATGTAACGGCCAACAGTGAGAAAGCTCTATTGAAGGCAGTGGCCAACCAACCTGTTTCTGTCGCAATCGACGCTAGTGGATCTGACTTCCAGTTTTACTCGAGCGGTGTCTTTACAGGAGATTGTGGTACCGAACTAGACCATGGAGTGACGGCTGTGGGATATGGGACGACAGATGATGGGACCAAGTATTGGTTAGTGAAGAATTCATGGGGAACTTCATGGGGTGAAGATGGATACATAATGATGGAAAGGGATATTGATGCTGAAGAAGGAATATGTGGTATTGCCATGCAAGCTTCTTATCCCACCGCCGCTTAATCCTCAGTAGTTGTATGTCTCATGCTCGTTTATCCTATGCTTTGATCACAAAAGTGTTATGAAGAAATGTAGAAATGTTTAGCTTCTTTATGTAATTCTCATATATGTAATAGGTTACTTCCATTATAACTCGTGGTATCCAAACATCTACTTTTCTATGGGCTCATGACATGAAATCGACTGGGCTCATCAATGTCTAGTCATGCCGGGATCGACTCCAAGACTAGGATGAATATTTACTTCACACGGCTTGATATTTAATAACTAAATTAATATGCTTGAAGATGCAATGGTGGGTTAGGCCTGACGTACTGGGTGGTCCGtcccctgttttttttttctttttctttccataTCCCCGGGGATCTTCTTTCGGTCGAGCTTATGTTGTTTATTCAGCCCTTGGGCTCTCTATACGGGAGTAGTGCTGTTGTGGTGTCTTTGGCAGGCCTAGACTAAACAAGGCCGGCCTATTCATGAAGTGTGCCGTGGTCCTAAAGCCCCCGGTTGTTAGGACGTGGACTAGTATTCAACGTAGATCTGTGGCCTCTAGATTAGCACACTGACTTAGACCAGGGCAAACAGTAGGGCTCCTCGCTCCTGTTGACTAATGAAAACGTGACTGAAGTAATACAGTGGTGGGCTGCTTGTGTGTTCCAAACGGCCAATGATGTATGGTTGAAATTAAAAATAGCCTACAGTCCTAATTCAGCAAACGAGTCTCCACTAATCAGTGGTCGGAATCATCATTCAGCCAAATTGACCTTGGGGCTGACGACCCAGCGACATAAAAGTGGTCAATGCACTTTTactgtttaatttgagttaatgaatGATGCATGCTTGATTTCTGAGTACCCGCGTGTCACCATTACACTCTGTCAGACCATCAAATGCTGTCATTGAAACAAACATACCACGGTCAGCTATCAATACACCCATGCCGCCCTCCTGGGTGAGATGGACCAGCCAATTCTTGCGTATGGTCATCTTTATGGTGGGGCACCTTATCTGTATACCTTGTGAGTAGACAGGGTAGTAATTTGAGAAAAACTTGGTGACTCTAGCAGATAGTGacggttgatacacaggcactaagaaACTGTCATTGCCACTAGCATAGCATGATAATCCTCTTGATCTTTGGACTATGGCCCATTCACATGATGGCCTTTATCACTTTGCAAAGTACCATTTGATCGGGTTTCGGTGTGCACTTCATGCAAATCAATGAAACCTGCATCATAACAGGATTCTTTTCAAGTTACAAGCTGTGTTTGGACGCGCAAGTCAATGGAATTGCAATCAACAGTAATATAGCAATGTGAGTGAGcaatttacttgaattgaatggcAACTAAAGGTAATCTAGCAATGGGAATTGCGATTCCGACTTTAAGCATCTGCTTGCCTTATTTTCTTCTATTGCCTGGCTCTTGCAAGGGTTGAACTCCAATTGAAATTCAATGGGTGAGAGAGAGATCTGTCGGGGGAAAATATGACAAATCcggagactcggttatggaatggaccaactctactgaaacTGTCCGAGGGATCTGAGCCAATAGTTCGGACCGAGATAAaataaagcctaaaggagagacttgctcggatttgtaggaaatgaatcccgaccgaaagtgagagagtcgagagccttaggcaagtataagacacatcaagttgactcggttaacgAGGCAACAATGTCTAAAGGGACCTATTAAATGTCCTGAATCAGAAAGTCACCTGACCGATTATGAAATTGACCTAATGGTTGGTTGTGGTATCGGCTATCGGATAGAAGAAAAACATCGGTCCTGAACCGACTCGGTTTTGTCCGACAGTAGGCTAAAAGTCTCCTCTGTAAGCCAGCCGAGATTATGAATCTATTGAGGTCGAGCCAAATAAAGGAGAGACAGTGTAATCGTAAATATCGTCCCgagaatcttgtaaaaggattcccGATCCCGGAAATCTCAGGATCAGGAAGTATCCGTAAATAAAACATCACCTAAATTAGATCTTCCGAAAATTCAAGAGAGAATCCCCTTACGCTGGGACCTCCCACTCCTATAAAGAGAGGGCTCTCCAGGATTAAATGTATGCAAGAAAAACCTTAAGAGACTCCTCTTCCTGAGCCCTTACTAACTTAAGGATTGGAGGATCCCCGGCTCAAGTCAgggtctctctttctccctcattatGTTGCAGGTCGAAGTACAAGAAGAGGTCGACCCAGTTTttcgcatcaacagtttggcatcGTCTGTGGGAAACGATACAAAAAGTTATTTTCTACGCTCTATCCAGAGGCCATAAAATGTGCTTTAATGGTGATTACTAGAAGAACGGTTCAAGAAAAAATTAAATGAGGCCGCTGCCGTTGAACCATCGGATGCGAACGCTGTCCGAGAGAATCAAGGTCAGAATTCCGCTGCTCGTCCAACGACCTCCGCTCCGACGAGAAACACCTAGCGGAACCGAGGTAATGGGCGACTAGATAAAGAAGTCCAGGAACTCAAATCCGACATAAACGTCATGAAACAGCTGTTGGAACAGATACACTGGCAGCAAGTTCCGCCGGGTGTTCAAACGACTAACGTCCTGCAACAAGTTGCTGATCCCGAGTCTATCGCCCCGCAACCGACATTCCCTTAGCGAAGTCAGCCCCAAGGTCCGTCCGAGCCAGCGCTCGCTCATTCCATTACTACCGTGCTGCCCTCCACTGATCTTCGACATGAAATCGATCGGCGGAGGCGCAGTCGGCCTCCGGTCGAGGTAATGGCCGAAAGTGACGAACTTTGGAAATCCGACCTTCAAgatttcaaaaagtaagtgtgggAAGAGATTGAGGACATGAAACAAGGTCGGGATTTGCGTCAGAATCAACCCGAAACAAAAGCATCCCCGTTTGTGGAGGAAGTGATGCAGGCTCGGCTACCGGAACGGTTCCGTCTTCCACAAATTACACCTTTCATTGGTAAAACCGACCTGActgagcacatcgaatgctttcGAAAATACATGGAACTACATGATGCCTCGGATACCATGATGTGCCGggctttctccctcaccttagccgacgtagcccgactttggttcaaacacttgaaaatgaagtccatccgaaccttcgcagaacttagtgacgccttccttaccaattttattgacggaaagaagaagttgaagcccccAGTGCatttgaacaacatagttcagaaggagggagagttg containing:
- the LOC131241043 gene encoding senescence-specific cysteine protease SAG39-like, with protein sequence MASLNKSFLLALFMLGVWASQAMGRTLQEASMSNRHERWMAQYGHTYKDAAEKELRFKIFKDNVEFIESFNNAGDRSYKLSVNEFADQTNEEFKSTHNGFKPTQTRASRATSFMYENVTVPASMDWRKKGAVTPIKDQGQCGCCWAFSAVAAMEGITQLKTGKLVSLSEQEVVDCDTNGEDQGCEGGLMDDAFDFIRHNGGLTTEANYPYEGIDGTCNSKKAANHVAKINGYEDVTANSEKALLKAVANQPVSVAIDASGSDFQFYSSGVFTGDCGTELDHGVTAVGYGTTDDGTKYWLVKNSWGTSWGEDGYIMMERDIDAEEGICGIAMQASYPTAA